The genome window TGGTTGTGTACTGTAATGAAGAAGTCAATATTCTCATTGGATGAAGAGAAAAACTTCAAGCCATGAGATGTAATCAACAACTAAAATGACAAGAAGGATGCAAACATAAAGATATGCACAATGAACATGACATGAAGAACAACATTGATACAACACACTTAGAATGCAATTTCATCAATAGTATGAGTTCGTTTTGGACATTGTATCAAGAGTTCCAAAAATGCAATTGAGTTGTTCTTGGTGGCTATGGAAATATTGAAGAAAGCTCTTTAACTTTCATGAACAAGTCATGGTTTGATACAGCCTAGATCATGGACAAATTTAAGCTTCAAGTTGCAAACGTTATTATGTCTGGACAACATGATATATGTGCAATAATTTGAAGAGTGCTTGAGCTACAGAAGTGCATTTGAGATAATCTCAGTGGTTGTTGAAAGCTAAGAGAAAGATATACGTCTTTCATGAAGAAGTCATGGGCTAATAAGGCTTGGATATTGGAAGAAATTGATTATGAAGATAGAGTTGTGGTGAGGGAGATGTTATGAAGTCCAACAAATGGTTGACAGTTGTAAAAATCCAATATGTTGTTGGTTGTGTTAGTGCAAATCTCATCAGCTTGGCTAAGAATTGGATGTAGTCCAAGATTggggtgaaccaatataaaaaactatgtgTTGAATCTCATATTCCTTTCCTCTTTACATTATGCTATTTGTTGTCATAAATATTGCATCTACATCAGAATGTTTTGAGCATTAGAATGCATACATAAGAAGGTTTTCATAACAAACTTAACTATTTTGTTAAATGACATATCCGAACTAAATCAACTTTGTGATAACAAGATTTGTTTCAAACTAGTTTAATCATATGCATCAAAGTATGAAAACTTTTAGAAATTGTGAAATATATTTTGTGCATGAAAAGTTTCAAACAATATTCTGAATAATGTCATTCTAAGTACTGCAGTCAACacaacaactttttaagtgtTGAATCATCATTACATAATTTGTGTTTTCATAACAACTAAGAGATACATTTATCTATGTAATGATTTTATGAACATGAGCAAATGCACATTGACATTAAGTtctcataatcatatcaaacatTTAAATAAGTGTTGTGACTAACCACTTAGAAAGGCAATCTCTCTAAGTGCTTGAACCTTTGTGTCAAGACTTTCTAAACAGCAAGGTAATCTTGAGTAAAAGTTCAAAAAGGTTAAAGTTTAAAGAAAAGTTAGCAAAGTcacaattcaaccccccttcttgtGACATTTTGATCACTTCAAGAGGTTGCAGGCAAAGGTTTTGAGATTGGGGAAAAGGATGAAGAGGGTAAATTCGAGGAAGAGATTGGCGAGGGTAACGAGTTTGATTGGGAAGGTTGGTTAGTGGTATAAGCTATTAAGATTGGGTTGGGTGTAATAGAATGGTTAAGTTTAACAGTCTTAGGGATCTAGGCCTATTTAGCAGATGACTTGATTGGGTTTATCAGATGTTAATGGGCTCTCGAGACTAGCTCAACCTCCTCACCTAACATGTCATAATGCGAACCAAAAAGGGAGGCTTGAGAATTAGCTTTCTTACCTTTACCCTCAGACTTAACTCACTTACCTTGATTAGGCCTTTGTCTAATTTGTTTTTTCACAATCATTCAAGGCCCAAACATATGTGAGGAATTGGGATCTTGATTAGATTATACTTTTGGATTTGGCCCAACAAAACTAGGGTTAGACACGTCATTCTCAATTCCTGCCTCTAGATGATGCCTCATAACTAGGGGTTCCCATGCACCAGTTCGCTGCTCAACCTCAACTGGCAGTTCCAACATTGTTGCTCGCAGTGGTCATACTTTCCACAAAGGAAGCAAATCATATGAAGACCTTTGTATTATAGCTTGAACTTTCACCCTAGAACAATGAAGAAAGACACTAGCTCTCTACGAAGATTGATTTCAACACAGAGTCAAGCAAACATGGCTCTACTTTGGAACAAGGTGTTTTTGTTAACCCTCAGAAGTGTGTTGATGTGATTGCCAACCTCAAACAAGAAGTCCTTCTTGAACAACTCCAATGGAAATAAAGATATGTGAACTCAGGCCACAACTTTGTTAATAATGTGTTCTTGCGAATTGAAGAACAATATCCATTATTGGACCACCATGTAGTGGTTGAAAATGAGCCATGGTCCCTCAAGGAGAGCAAAGAAGTAGTCTTCTTTACACAAAAATTGAACTAGAAACCAATCTTTTGGGAGGTCTAGGGTATGAACCTGGCCATCTTTCCCCCCCACATCTTTTGGAGTCTTACTACAAGAAAACGAAAACCTATTTTGTTTCCAATAACTTTCATAGTCAAGGCATATTACCAGAGCCTGCACCACATGCCATAGGTTAGTGTTTACATGGATATTAGGGCAAGGATTAAAAGGGACCTTACCTCCCTCTTCCTAGCTATCCTCCAATAAAGGACATATGTCATctgtaacaataataataatgtcactagggttcaaagaaaattttaatattgggTCCCCTATGATTTCCCCATGCCCATGACTTTACCCTTAAATGGTGTGAGATTATGTTTCATTAGAGGACCATTATATAGGGAAGATCCCTTGtgctttttttgtttgttgaccttcttgattcttctttctttcaagTCCTTCTATATTGACAAGGAGGcaacaacaattttatttttctcgccAGACTCAAACATCTAATGTGTTTAGACTCCTTTGATACAACTTTCTAGGAAGATTTATAGTGACATGCAAATAAAATCCTAGTTTAGACATTCTTCTTTCAACTATTTTAAACTACTCACATTTTAtccttatttgtttatttaatatccTTAATTGTAtatccttttaatttattattttttattttatttttatattaaatttctgtaattttatttcataaacatagtcaataattaaaaataacattatatcacaaattcaattatttattataaatttaaaatataatttatatttaaaatatttatttattataaattttactatatctaaataaatatttgtcttgtaaaaggctaaaatattaatttacaaatatcatatataagcacaaacatgaaaatataggtGTGCGTTGCACTTGTGGGCTAAATAACTACTTAATAAcggttttttattttgtacatcTGGCGATTTTTTGGGTACATGGGCTAAAAATAACTACTACACTTACTAGTACTTTTTAGGGTGagagtatttatatttttcattcatcatttttaatgatgatttttagattatctcaattaatttaaataaatagacacggacatatttaattaaaattaaaaattgtaaaaataaaataatctcaaATTATggcaacaaattaatttttagagagTGGTGATACatgaattcttttttatttcaaatatcttactaatattttttttctaaaggtcCCATtaacatcttttatttttctctatttttttatatcatataataaattttatgatacatatattttttctttttttttcttcttttctctgatGTCAAATAACACAtggtgtataaaaaaaaaaattcgatgGTGGTGGGTACAATTGAATATGGTCATTTTAAACCCTATTATCACTGAGCACTTTTTCAACTATTTTCTACCGAGAACTGAGAAAAGTCACTGTTTCTTGTCTTGTCATTTAGCACTTAGCATGGTGAGAGAGAGAACGCGCCAGCAAGATAGCCATTCATAAAGAACCATTTAGTTAAGGTTTTTAGGGTTTTCGGGACATGGGCTCTTAGTAAACAACAATGCAAAAAGGAAAGTTGCGATTTTGATTCCATTATCCTGCATTACTTTATGCTTATACCcatttattttgtgatttttaaatgtcgaatagttattattattattattattattattattattattattattattattattattattattattattattattattattattattattattattattattattatcatcgttttaatggtttaaaacaaaagtaaaatactTATCATTTAAGAATTATGTTAATACTTGAATTTTGCtttatgatattaaaaatagttaatggatcaagaaaaaataaagtattctcaataaatatacatatacataaaaaataaaataaaatcgttaaaatattttgatcatttttaatttaattgcgGATATGTAGAACTAGAAACTGTAATATCTATTCTCTGCCTTATTTATAGAAGAAGAGGATTTGATTCAACACAACAGTGTAAGGATTTTAATGATCTATATTTAAATACAAttcataaaattgtttttttagttatattataAACGTGAAATATTTAGTGGTTTAGTTTATAATTGTTCTCTGTAAGAAATTACGATTGATTGCCTttgattggattttttttcctaattttcaTCCACGAATACAAGATTTTACTTGCAAAGGACAATTAAGATCaacaaaatgttaattaattgtttttaaccGTATGAAATTActctcaaacatatttttaacaaaaaataatacagtaggagatatgatatatatacaataattcttacaacaatttatataacatcattttatatttatctttctttatcatattatttattatatttcaaaatgttatctcttctttcacttttcttcttttctttatttttgttgtaaGATTTGTTGTATGAATATCATTTCTATACAAATAGTCAATATACATTATCAACTCTTTTATAGCCATTAAAACTATTAgctcttttataaattaatgtgtatgataaatttattaatttttatgataattattttgaaaattatatttaatataatttttctcttctcaatGAGTTAGAAAttgacatatataataaatttattgataaaagtTTATTGCTTTttacaacaaatattttaagagTTACATCTAACATAATTTCTCTAGTATCAACTAATAAGAAATAAGTTTAATCCATAAGAAATtaacatatatgataattttttttgtcttaatcctctcctttattagattttttttttgtcttaactaTCTGGttcattagagaaaaaaaaccaTGACTAATTTGGAATTCGGGTGAAAGGTAAGTAAAtcttaactaaaaattatttcctTGTATCAATCACTTGTGAGATAAATTGATTtcacatatatgatatatttattaacttttactataattacttaaaaaatgtaCCTAATAGGTCATTTTACCTTTGATTGGATTTATTTTCCTAATTTCCATCCACAAAGTTCCAATACAAGATTTTGCTTAAAAGTATGAGCCAAGGACAATTAAGATCAACATAatgttgtttattgtttttaactGTATGAAATTACTCTCAagcatatttttaacaaaaacaatatAGGTAGTCAGCATATATTATTAACTCTTTTATAGtcattaaatataatgtttataatattatttttttataaattaatgtgtatgataaatttattgatttttataataattattttaaaatttatttttaatataattttttcattctaAACGAATTAGGAATTCACAtatgtaataaatttattgaattttttattgctttttataacaattaaattcaaaactttGTATACATCATacacaaaaattaatatcttttttagTATACTAGTATtcattattgtataatttattaaattaaatatttaataattaatacttttcacaaaaaatagactattaaaatatattcaaataaaaaaatttatgacaagtaattaaaaatcaatataaaaattgattatattcACAATTTATCATGTATCTTTGTGGAATTTATtgccattaaatatttttatgtctgTGACATAAATTTTTGGAACTGTAATTAATAGTAACTAAAATATAgcaataaattaatgaaaaaaaatctggtaaaacaaaaatgaaaaagcacATTGATATTTCTCTGGTAGTAAAACAAGATCATTTcctatcataataaaataaaatatttcaacatTTTGATGACTTATTTCATGAAGCTTGTCCAGCAATTAAGTGTAGTGTACGACTGAATTGTCTTTAATTGTGGCTACCCTCCCCACCATTCCTCACCTTACCACATCCTTTCTTTCTTGGTAACAGTAATATTTTGTATCTTCAGCTGCCAGGCGCCGTTTCCTTttactctctctctttctctctcctcctTTTTTCAAAATCCAGTTTTTACTCACTGTGATCATGGCTCCACTGCCTCAGTGTTCTCCATAGCACAATCAAACACTGATCCAATTTTTTCTCCTCCTCCCTCACAATCTGACAACATacacaccaaaattcaaattacaataCCAAAAAAATGGTGGGTATATATGCGTATACATACATACCATAGAGTCATAGTCATATACTTCTTGCTATTCCATTTTTATGTCTGTTTTGAAGTTAATTCAGTTCACTCTCCTGACGCAAActcaaatcaaaattcaaattgcaaaggaaaaaaaaataatcgccATGGTGGATGTCCTTTCTTTCTCTTAGGCTCTCTCTCAGCTTGCATGCGTGCTTGCCACTTTGTTCTTTTTGCTGTTTCAGTTTGtctattttgttgaatttagtTTAATTCATTAATTGGCTTGCGCAGTTCGTTTCTTCTTCATCGCATGTTCCCCGTTGGCTTCAAGTCCTCCTCACAGAGAAGTTCTACAACGCTTGCATAATTCACGAAGGGGCAAAGAAGAACGAGAAGAACGTGTATTGCTTGGATTGTTGCATCAGCCTCTGCCCTCACTGTTTGTCCCCTCACCGCTCTCACAGACTCTTGCAGGTTCTGCTTTAATTTCTATGTTTCACAGCAAGCACGAAGAACATTCCTTccactaaaattattatttatttatttatttgcaccCGTTTGCAGATTAGAAGATATGTGTATCATGATGTTATAAGGTTGGGTGATGCTGCAAAGTTAATTGACTGCAATTCCGTTCAAGTtagtttcttcttctccttcgtttgtttgtttttttttttcttctaattttgaaaatacaTGTTCAGTTCAGCATAATTGAACAAGGATATGAAACTTTATTATAAAACATACAGAAAAATATTCGGGCTGGGTCTAATTGCATTCTTGCACCTTCTACCTTTAAAATTGGCTTTCTTGTAATGATTGAAATTAGAGTTTCCgtgtatcattattttttatttcccttCTCTGTAATTTACATGCTAGTTAATTTTCAATTCGTTATGGGTGAGTGGGAGTTGCTTGCACAATTGATAGAAGGAGAAAAGTGGGGGGTGTTGACATGTTGGTGTGTTTTATGAATTGGTATTCTGAATTTTGAGCTCATTCACTCACCCACATGGttggtttctctctctctctctctctccagtCCTACACAACCAACAGCGCAAAAGTGGTATTTTTAAACCAAAGGCCACAGACAAGGAACTTCAGAGGCTCCGGCAATTTCTGCGGCACCTGTGACAGAAGCCTGCAAGACCCATACCACTTCTGCTCCCTCTCTTGCAAGGTCCCTCTTTTTGTCACTCCCATTTTTTCCCTCTCACCAacgttatcattattattattattattatttttattattccatCATGTAAccttttttattactatctttTGTTCTCTTATGCAGTGTCTAATGTTTTGTTTATTCCCTGAAACCTTCTCGTTCCATGCTTTAACAGATCAATTATCTCGTCCGAACAACGGGCTCTCTCTGCAACTATCTCTTCGAGTGCAACTACCTGCCACTACCGGAATCTGGACTCGACGACGGATTGATGACCCCTGACTCGGTTCTCGAACCGGCCGGTTCGGCCCGAACCTCGTCCGGTTCGGGAGGGTACGGAGGGGTGGATTGCAGAACCACCTTGGCTTGCACTGCCACCACCGAAATTGTGAGAAAGAAGAGGACCGGCGGCTCCACTTTCCGGCCACCGTGCCGGCCGGCGTGCTCGCCAGTCTCGGAAATCTCAGCGGGTCTCATGAACCGGAGGAAAGGGAACCCCCAGCGGGCCCCACTCTATTGAAGAACTTGCGAGAGAGGGTGAGGAGGTTCTTttgaaatgaaaacaagaaaaaatactttatcaaatattattattctaaatattgttattattatggaGTTTAAATCTGGGGTTGGAACTTGGAACTTACTATACCTTACaggggaagaaaaaaataacctcCTAGTTTTGTAGAGAGTATCACCCTCTGCTTTGTTGTTGCAGCTATGTATCTATCTACCCGGTTTGTTAGAATTTATTTTGAGGTTTAttactgttactgttataatagtatattatatataatatatgatagTTTGATTTGTCTCGTGGTAATTCGATGGTGTTGTATGCTGAATTTGTGGTTTTATGAGTGCACACGGTTTGACCAGAATGGAAATTTATGTATAGGGTTGGTTTTTGTGACTTTTGAGGCAGCAATTTTAGTTAGTGATTAGCACAACTTACTATGGATTTTGGTGTTTTGTGTATGCTTGCTTTCTCTGGGCTATAATGCTGGACATGAAAGAGGAAATTGGGTGATCAATTTGTGTAAAATTTGGATGAATTTTACTTGGGTCATGCCATTTGTGGAGGCAAATAAATGTGTTAGTATTTGGTTGGATTAGGCCGAAAACTTAAAATGGAATGGGAACCGGGTGCAGATACAgctaattgttttttgtttacttgaaaGAGGAAAgaggaaaagaggaaaaaacagAAACGCAGCGTTTTTAAGAGGAAGCGGCTATGGGTTGAGTGTGTCCCTCACTAATCTTATGGTAAATCCCAGAATAGCAAGGATTGGGTATGTACTACACGTTAATTTgtcttatacatatttttttttttcttcttctcgttTCTGCTTCCTAGTGCAGCGTAGTGACAAAATTCAAAGACAGTGGTCTTTAATTTATTGCTATTTGTCCCTATCCCATTGCGCTGCATTTGAGGTGTCCTATGGGAAACTTGCAACTTCTTTATTCAACTCCCAACTATTCAaatcatataatattaaatggtgGATTTTTGACTTGTTTACGTCACCATAAATATCCTaagttttaggaaaataaatgATACACTACATACTAgtagtatatttattttattttattaatttataaatgtcTTTCTGTTTTATTACTTgttgaaaatattaaagtaagaatgagttttaaaatagttttttgtaAAATGTGTGCATTCTGTAaatattaaatcttttaaattgtgatcGGCAACATTAAATCTTTTTATCCATAAATTCTCTGTTTAAGTCATTAAATCTATTGAACAATTacgtttaaatattttttcttatcattgtTATTGTTTGCTTTACTATATAAaactgaaataaataaaaaattaggaaaaGATAATTactgttttaatatttttaataaaaattaaagtaatgaatatttttctcatttatttaaaataattaatattttaaaaccaaaGGAATATTGAAGGaaagttatttattaattttatctaacatattgaatttttatttattcaatatttcTTCCTTTTATAATTCCTATCTGTTTTTAGAATTGTCATTTGTCAAAACATCCTTTAAAGATGAATGTCTAATAGTACTGTAGTTGATGGGGATTTAAAAGCTTTGCAAATGGCATTATACATTACCatgtgactattttttttgttatatatcaGTATACCATGTGACCACGAGTTCAAACTCAATTTAAGCCAATCACGGTAGAAGATTTTATGGGTAAAAATAGTAGAAGAATTAATGGCAAGATGATTGATTGGTGTAACTACAATAAACAGTCCCCCCACTTTGGCtttaatctgttttttttttttttttca of Glycine soja cultivar W05 chromosome 1, ASM419377v2, whole genome shotgun sequence contains these proteins:
- the LOC114413147 gene encoding uncharacterized protein LOC114413147 isoform X2, yielding MFVSSSSHVPRWLQVLLTEKFYNACIIHEGAKKNEKNVYCLDCCISLCPHCLSPHRSHRLLQIRRYVYHDVIRLGDAAKLIDCNSVQSYTTNSAKVVFLNQRPQTRNFRGSGNFCGTCDRSLQDPYHFCSLSCKINYLVRTTGSLCNYLFECNYLPLPESGLDDGLMTPDSVLEPAGSARTSSGSGGYGGVDCRTTLACTATTEIVRKKRTGGSTFRPPCRPACSPVSEISAGLMNRRKGNPQRAPLY
- the LOC114413147 gene encoding uncharacterized protein LOC114413147 isoform X1; this translates as MSVLKLIQFTLLTQTQIKIQIAKEKKIIAMFVSSSSHVPRWLQVLLTEKFYNACIIHEGAKKNEKNVYCLDCCISLCPHCLSPHRSHRLLQIRRYVYHDVIRLGDAAKLIDCNSVQSYTTNSAKVVFLNQRPQTRNFRGSGNFCGTCDRSLQDPYHFCSLSCKINYLVRTTGSLCNYLFECNYLPLPESGLDDGLMTPDSVLEPAGSARTSSGSGGYGGVDCRTTLACTATTEIVRKKRTGGSTFRPPCRPACSPVSEISAGLMNRRKGNPQRAPLY